A portion of the Pagrus major chromosome 8, Pma_NU_1.0 genome contains these proteins:
- the gnb5a gene encoding guanine nucleotide-binding protein subunit beta-5a — translation MRSPLIPEMATQEVQLNETLAHLKTESETLKSKLEEERAKLHDVELHQVAEKVEGLGQFVMKTRRTLKGHGNKVLCMDWCKDKRRIVSSSQDGKVIVWDAFTTNKEHAVTMPCTWVMACAYAPSGCAVACGGLDNKCSVYPLSLDKNENLAAKKKSVAMHTNYLSACSFTNSDMQILTSSGDGTCALWDVESGQLLQSFHGHAADVLCLDLAPSETGNTFVSGGCDKKANVWDMRSGQCIQSFETHESDINSVRYYPSGDAFASGSDDATCRLYDLRADREVAIYSKDSIIFGVSSVDFSLSGRLLFGGYNDYTINVWDVLKGTRVSILFGHENRVSTLRVSPDGTAFSTGSWDHTLRVRDDYLGLRMRTQKMKW, via the exons ATGAGATCCCCTCTAATCCCTGAAATGGCGACACAGGAGGTACAGCTGAACGAGACTCTGGCCCACCTCAAAACGGAGTCGGAGACGCTGAAGTcgaagctggaggaggaaagagCGAAGCTGCACGATGTCGAGC tacatCAGGTGGCAGAGAAGGTCGAGGGGCTGGGTCAGTTTGTCATGAAGACCCGGAGAACCCTGAAGGGACATGGCAACAAAGTTCTGTGTATGGACTGGTGTAAAGACAAGAGGAGGATCGTCAGCTCCTCACAG GATGGAAAAGTGATTGTATGGGATGCTTTCACCACCAACAAG GAGCATGCTGTGACAATGCCGTGCACCTGGGTGATGGCCTGCGCCTACGCTCCCTCCGGCTGCGCTGTAGCTTGTGG GGGCCTGGACAACAAATGCTCTGTGTATCCTCTGTCTCTGGACAAGAATGAGAACTTGGCTGCCAAGAAGAAGTCAGTGGCCATGCACACAAACTACCTGTCTGCTTGCAGCTTCACCAACTCGGACATGCAG ATCCTGACGTCAAGCGGGGATGGGACGTGTGCATTATGGGATGTGGAGAGTGGGCAGCTGTTGCAGAGTTTCCATGGACACGCGGCAGACGTGCTCTGTCTGGACCTGGCCCCCTCTGAGACTGGAAACACGTTTGTTTCAGGG GGCTGTGATAAGAAGGCCAATGTGTGGGACATGCGTTCCGGACAGTGTATTCAGTCCTTTGAAACTCATGAATCAGACATTAATAGTGTGCG ataCTACCCCAGTGGAGATGCGTTTGCATCTGGCTCGGATGATGCTACA TGCCGCCTGTATGACTTGAGGGCAGACAGAGAAGTGGCCATTTATTCCAAAGACAGCATCATATTTGGGGTCTCCAGTGTTGATTTCTCTCTCAGTG GACGGCTACTGTTTGGAGGCTACAACGACTACACCATAAATGTTTGGGATGTTCTCAAAGGAACACGGGTCTCTATTCTGTTCGGACATGAGAACCGTGTCAGTACACTGCGCGTTTCCCCTGATGGGACGGCCTTCAGCACAGGTTCCTGGGACCACACTCTTCGGGTACGAGATGACT atcTGGGCTTAAGGATGAGGACACAGAAGATGAAATGGTAG
- the ap4e1 gene encoding AP-4 complex subunit epsilon-1: MSDVVEKTLTALPSLLSLDSQPGSAKLSSTSKLGNLIRGITELTSKHEEEKLIQQELASIKEQVSSPNTSMRQMKELMVRAIYCEMLGYEASFSYIHAIKLAQQGAALEKRVGYLAVSLFLNESHELLLLLVNTVLKDLQSTNLIEVCMALTVVSQMFPKDMIPAILPLVEEKLNHPKEIIRRKAVLALYKFYLIAPNQVQHIHNKFRKALCDKDPGVMTASLHIYVQMIQEKPEAYKDLTASFVTILKQVVGGKLPMDFNYHSVPAPWLQIQLLRILSLLGKNDQSTSEIMYEVLDESLRRAEMNHNITYAILYECVKCIYTIHPKSDLLEKAAKCIGNFVLSPKINLKYLGLKALTYVVQQDPKLALQHQMTIIECLDHPDLIIKRETLELLFRITNAQNVTVIVEKMLDFLRISEDDYTTIDLVGKVAELAEKYAPDNEWFIETMNTVFSVGGDMMQPDIPNSFLKLLSEGFDSVEEDRKLRLFAVDSYVSLLQGEPDKLPQRFLQVISWVLGEYSYLKEELQPTAVLRLLAKLLDMKNTSSETKSWILMAMTKLCDGEAGVSVAQEVSETYSSSLDTVLRQRAHELQYLSQNPELRTRVLPRDAGPEPLEVDSSLSFLDGFVSEALAAGAAPYKPPHQRQEELAQGKALSLEPYGLSLPISMSSCSIADRQSPTLLSISSGLSGDSTDLSLKGGSTTLKLDGVKRVWGKEGYLVQRESLEEAAAQVEVPSPLRSPSQQGEADRSHSQAPIPIPTPEPEQEKQQLASSLFVGLSSHSSVSLMGKSEPTPQRFRRKAKSPSSSSDASERISNSLVSSTSTVDNLLCDNLLDTSELAVSSPSLTSQLSQGLTTANGTCDVQLTDSDVKGSSPSLVRDNGVAVAADSTPHKDLDRPKDLCFSSHLPAELSGLSHSEITPLCSDQSLDLSVCHVQKEEYLALVIFMYNSSSSDIQQILLEVDSDELEVSCVCDSAVQEVRSLSVAVCQYSLTVKRPSVHVEVVGMVSYQLPVGTHQSAQFSYKLPLTSFIRPLTVSTEEYGKMWLDFSNDTKQNLTLISDGQESLTATLNVLKKKLQLHVVEIIGMEGIVACRLLQDQPCLMHCRVHAGTLAVWLRSPVPDLPDCLIYHCQRALQEH; this comes from the exons ATGAGCGATGTTGTGGAGAAGACCCTGACAGCTCTGCCGAGCCTCCTGTCTTTAGACTCTCAGCCTGGATCTGCAAAACTGTCCTCCACCTCAAAACTAGGAAACCTCATCAGAGGGATCACTGAGCTGACGTCCAAACAT gaggaggaaaaacttATTCAACAGGAACTAGCATCTATCAAAGAACAGGTGTCCTCCCCCAACACCTCCATG AGGCAGATGAAGGAGTTGATGGTGAGAGCGATCTACTGTGAGATGCTCGGTTATGAGGCTTCATTCAGCTACATTCATGCCATCAAACTGGCTCAACAAGGCGCTGCTCTGGAGAAAAGAGTTG GTTATCTCgctgtgtctttgtttctgaACGAAAGTCACGAGCTGCTTCTTCTCCTTGTGAACACTGTATTAAAG GATCTTCAGAGCACAAACCTCATTGAAGTGTGCATGGCTTTAACTGTCGTAAGCCAAATGTTCCCCAAAGACATGATTCCTGCAATCCTTCCTCTAGTTGAAGAGAAACTTAATCACCCAAA AGAAATCATTCGCCGAAAAGCAGTCCTGGCACTGTATAAATTCTACTTAATAGCACCAAATCAAGTTCAACACATCCACAACAAGTTTCGCAAAGCTCTGTGTGACAAAGATCCTGGTGTCATGACCGCTTCACTACACATCTACGTACAGATGATCCAG GAGAAGCCAGAGGCTTATAAGGACCTGACGGCAAGTTTTGTCACCATACTGAAGCAAGTGGTGGGAGGAAAACTGCCCATGGATTTTAACTATCATAGTGTCCCTGCTCCATGGCTGCAGATTCAGCTCCTCAGAATTCTATCTTTACTTGGAAAAAATGACCAGAG TACAAGTGAGATCATGTATGAAGTCCTTGACGAGTCTTTACGAAGAGCAGAGATGAATCATAACATCACCTATG CAATATTATACgaatgtgtaaaatgtatttacacaaTTCATCCCAAGTCTGATCTTTTGGAAAAAGCTGCAAAGTGCATCGGCAACTTTGTTCTCTCGCCAAAGATTAATCTCAAATATCTTG GCTTGAAAGCCCTCACCTACGTGGTCCAGCAGGATCCTAAACTGGCCCTGCAGCATCAGATGACCATCATAGAATGTCTCGATCATCCAGACCTCATCATCAAGCGTGAG ACACTGGAGTTGCTCTTTCGCATCACTAATGCCCAGAATGTCACAGTCATTGTTGAGAAGATGCTGGATTTTCTGCGCATCAGTGAAGACGACTACACTACCATTGACCTGGTGGGGAAGGTGGCAGAACTGGCAGAAAA ATATGCCCCAGACAATGAGTGGTTCATTGAGACCATGAACACGGTGTTTTCAGTGGGTGGAGACATGATGCAGCCTGACATCCCAAACAGTTTCCTTAAACTGCTGTCTGAGG GGTTTGACAGCGTGGAGGAAGACAGGAAGTTGAGGCTGTTTGCTGTGGATTCATATGTTTCTCTGCTGCAAGGAGAGCCTGATAAACTGCCACAGCGCTTCCTCCAAGTCATCAGCTGG GTCCTTGGTGAATACTCCTATTTGAAGGAGGAACTTCAACCAACCGCAGTCCTGAGGCTGCTGGCCAAACTGTTGGACATGAAGAACACCAGCAGTGAAACAAAGAGCTGGATCCTCATGGCGATGACCAAGCTCTGTGATGGTGAGGCAGGTGtttctgtggctcaggaggtttCTGAAACATACAGCAGCTCCTTGGACACAGTGCTGAGACAGAGGGCTCATGAGCTGCAGTACCTCAGCCAAAATCCTGAGCTACGAACCAGGGTGCTACCTCGAGACGCCGGCCCGGAACCCCTGGAG GTGGATTCCTCTCTGTCATTTCTTGATGGATTTGTGTCAGAGGCGTTGGCTGCTGGCGCTGCTCCATACAAGCCTCCTCATCAAAGGCAGGAGGAACTAGCTCAGGGAAAAG CGTTGAGCCTGGAGCCATACGGCCTGTCCCTGCCTATCAGCATGTCCTCCTGCAGCattgcagacagacagtctcCTACACTGTTGTCCATCAGCTCTGGGCTGTCAGGCGATAGCACTGATCTCTCACTTAAAGGAGG ctctacaaCTCTGAAGCTGGATGGTGTGAAGAGGGTGTGGGGGAAGGAGGGCTATCTGGTGCAGAGGGAATCTctggaggaggcagcagctcaGGTAGAGGTTCCCAGTCCACTGCGGTCACCCAGCCAGCAGGGAGAGGCTGACCGCTCACACAGCCAGGCACCCATTCCAATACCGACCCCTGAGCCTGAAcaagagaaacagcagctggCCTCTTCGCTGTTCGTCGGCCTGAGTTCCCACAGCTCTGTGTCACTG ATGGGAAAATCAGAGCCGACACCCCAGAGATTCAGGAGAAAAGCCAAAAGCCCGAGCTCGTCCTCGGATGCCAGTGAGCGAATCTCCAACTCCCTCGTCTCTTCTACGAGCACGGTGGATAACTTGCTGTGTGACAACCTCCTTGACACCTCAGAATTGGCCGTTTCTTCACCCTCACTGACATCCCAGCTCTCTCAGGGCCTCACTACTGCAAACGGCACCTGTGATGTACAATTAACAGATAGTGACGTAAAGGGAAGTAGCCCCTCTCTCGTTAGGGATAATGGTGTTGCTGTAGCTGCTGATTCAACTCCACACAAAGACCTGGACAGGCCTAAAGACTTGTGTTTCAGTTCTCATCTTCCTGCAGAGCTTTCTGGACTGTCCCACTCTGAAATCACTCCTCTGTGCTCAGACCAAAGCCTGGATCTCTCAGTCTGTCATGTGCAGAAAGAGGAGTATTTAGCGCTAGTTATTTTCATGTAcaactcctcttcctctgacatTCAACAGATACTACTTGAAGTTGATTCTGATGAACTTGAG gtgtcctgtgtgtgtgacagtgcagTGCAGGAGGTGAGAAGCCTCAGTGTTGCAGTGTGTCAGTATTCTCTGACAGTGAAGAGGCCTTCAGTCCATGTTGAAGTGGTTGGGATGGTTTCGTACCAGTTGCCTGTTGGGACGCATCAGTCAGCGCAGTTCTCATACAAACTGCCTCTAACCAGCTTCATCAG ACCACTGACTGTGTCCACAGAGGAGTACGGGAAAATGTGGCTGGACTTCTCTAATGATACAAAGCAGAACCTGACACTGATAAGTGATGGGCAGGAATCTCTCACAGCCACTCTGAATGTGCTGAAGAAGAAACTTCAGCTTCATGTCGTGGAAATCATAG GTATGGAAGGGATTGTAGCTTGCCGGCTCCTCCAGGATCAGCCATGTCTGATGCACTGTCGTGTGCATGCGGGAACACTGGCGGTGTGGCTGCGCTCTCCAGTCCCTGACCTGCCCGACTGCCTGATCTACCACTGTCAGAGAGCTTTACAGGAGCACTGA